A window of Juglans regia cultivar Chandler chromosome 7, Walnut 2.0, whole genome shotgun sequence contains these coding sequences:
- the LOC108984884 gene encoding protein SYS1 homolog, giving the protein MFYGTVVWDPWLIVGQIVCLQCFYYLTLGVFLTIFVGTRVPRMSLVYFFDYATVTTSTVTGWCVIASFLFSSLAGAGHMLYLIERAKKCLDFSATVYVIHLFICIVYGGWPSSTTWWVLNGTGIAVMALLGEYLCIKREQREIPITRYRSNV; this is encoded by the exons ATGTTCTATGGTACAGTGGTATGGGACCCTTGGCTCATTGTTGGCCAAATTGTTTGTCTCCAGTGCTTTTACTATCTCACTCTTGGAGTATTCTTGACAATATTTGTTGGAACTCGTGTGCCACGGATGAGCCTCGTGTATTTCTTTGATTATGCAACTGTAACTACCTCTACAGTAACTGGGTGGTGTGTCATTGCTTCGTTTCTGTTCAGCTCGCTTGCAGG AGCTGGACATATGCTTTATCTGATTGAGAGGGCCAAAAAGTGCTTAGATTTTTCAGCCACTGTGTACGTCATCCATCTCTTCATATGCATTGTGTATGGAGGTTGGCCTTCCTCAACAACATGGTGGGTTCTGAATGGTACTGGAATTGCAGTGATGGCTTTGCTAGGTGAATATCTGTGCATTAAACGGGAACAACGTGAGATTCCCATTACACGATACCGTTCAA ATGTTTGA
- the LOC108984881 gene encoding probable sulfate transporter 3.4, giving the protein MGVNSNRVEYLSCPETTLRIHTELVAMPPLQIHNVCLPPEQTTFQKLKHRLAEIFFPDDPLYRFKNQTWFRKFILALQFFFPVFQWGSEYNVSLLRSDVISGLTIASLAIPQGISYAKLANLPPIVGLYSSFVPPLIYAILGSSRHLGVGPVSIASLVMGSMLSEEISPNEDPITYLQLAFTATFFAGVFQASLGLLRLGFIIDFLSKATLVGFMAGAAVIVSLQQLKALLGIVHFTSKMGIVPVISSVLKQTDEWSWQTIVMGSGFLLFLLTTRHISIRKPKLFWVSAAAPLTSVVLSTLLVFLLKSKTQEIPIIGRLPKGLNPPSLNMLCFSGPHLAVAIKTGIITGILSLTEGIAVGRTFAALKNYQVDGNKEMMAIGLMNMAGSCSSCYVTTGSFSRSAVNYNAGAQTAVSNIVMASAVLVTLLFLMPLFYYTPTVILAAIIITAVIGLIDYQAAYKLWKVDKLDFVACLCSFLGVLFISVPTGLAIAVGVSVFKILLHVTRPNTMVLGNIRGTQIYQNLIRYRDASRVPSFLILAVESPIYFANSTYLQERILRWVREEEDWIKANNGSTLKCLILDMTAVTAIDTSGIDTICEIRKMLEKRSLQLVLANPVGSVTEKLDHSGILQSFKLNGLYLSVGEAVVHISSLWKAQP; this is encoded by the exons CAGGCTCGCCGAGATTTTCTTCCCCGACGACCCACTTTACAGATTCAAGAATCAAACATGGTTCAGGAAATTCATCCTGGCTCTTCAGTTTTTCTTCCCTGTGTTTCAGTGGGGGTCTGAGTACAATGTTAGTCTTCTGAGGTCCGATGTCATATCTGGTCTGACAATTGCTAGCCTGGCTATCCCGCAG GGAATCAGTTATGCAAAGCTTGCCAATTTGCCACCTATAGTCGGGCTAT ATTCAAGCTTTGTTCCCCCACTGATATACGCTATCCTTGGAAGTTCCAGACATCTTGGCGTTGGCCCTGTCTCAATAGCATCTTTGGTCATGGGATCAATGTTAAGTGAAGAAATCTCTCCTAATGAAGATCCAATTACTTACCTTCAATTGGCCTTCACTGCCACCTTCTTTGCTGGTGTATTTCAGGCATCTCTAGGTCTATTAAG GTTAGgttttataattgattttctCTCAAAGGCAACTCTGGTTGGGTTTATGGCTGGTGCAGCAGTCATTGTGTCATTGCAACAGCTGAAAGCATTGCTCGGAATTGTCCATTTCACTAGCAAAATGGGGATTGTTCCTGTCATATCCTCTGTTTTGAAGCAGACAGATGAG TGGTCTTGGCAAACCATTGTAATGGGTTCTGGTTTCCTCCTCTTTCTGTTGACAACAAGGCATATC AGCATTAGGAAACCAAAGCTTTTTTGGGTCTCAGCAGCAGCACCATTAACTTCGGTTGTTCTCTCGACCCTACTAGTTTTCCTCCTCAAGTCCAAGACTCAGGAAATTCCAATT ATTGGCCGCTTGCCAAAGGGCCTTAATCCTCCTTCACTAAACATGCTATGCTTTAGTGGCCCCCATCTAGCCGTTGCTATCAAAACTGGCATCATAACTGGGATCTTATCTCTCACT GAAGGAATCGCTGTGGGGAGGACGTTTGCTGCTCTGAAAAATTACCAAGTAGATGGAAACAAAGAAATGATGGCTATTGGCCTTATGAACATGGCTGGTTCATGCTCCTCATGTTATGTTACTACAG GATCGTTTTCTCGATCTGCTGTAAACTATAACGCTGGAGCTCAAACAGCAGTGTCGAATATAGTCATGGCTTCAGCTGTGCTTGTGACTCTGCTGTTTCTCATGCCACTATTTTATTACACTCCCACTGTCATCTTGGCGGCCATCATCATAACAGCTGTGATTGGGCTGATCGATTATCAGGCTGCATACAAGTTGTGGAAAGTCGACAAACTTGATTTCGTGGCTTGTTTGTGCTCCTTTCTTGGTGTTCTTTTCATTTCAGTGCCAACAGGTCTTGCCATTGCG GTTGGAGTTTCGGTTTTCAAGATTCTCTTGCATGTCACCAGGCCAAACACCATGGTTTTAGGGAATATCCGTGGTACTCAAATATACCAAAATCTCATCCGGTACAGAGATGCTTCAAGGGTTCCCTCATTTCTCATTCTAGCTGTTGAGTCTCCCATCTACTTCGCAAACTCCACCTACCTGCAAGAAAG GATACTAAGATGGGTTCGAGAGGAGGAAGACTGGATAAAAGCAAATAATGGGAGTACATTGAAATGCTTAATTCTAGACATGACAG CTGTGACAGCCATAGATACAAGTGGTATTGACACAATATGTGAAATCAGAAAGATGCTGGAGAAAAGATCACTTCAg CTTGTGTTGGCAAATCCTGTTGGATCTGTGACGGAAAAGCTAGATCATTCAGGAATCTTGCAGTCCTTCAAGTTGAATGGACTCTATCTCTCTGTTGGAGAAGCTGTGGTCCATATATCGTCTTTGTGGAAGGCTCAGCCATGA